A window from Macaca thibetana thibetana isolate TM-01 chromosome 7, ASM2454274v1, whole genome shotgun sequence encodes these proteins:
- the RTN1 gene encoding reticulon-1 isoform X2, translated as MQATADSTKMDCVWSNWKSQAIDLLYWRDIKQTGIVFGSFLLLLFSLTQFSVVSVVAYLALAALSATISFRIYKSVLQAVQKTDEGHPFKAYLELEITLSQEQIQKYTDCLQFYVNSTLKELRRLFLVQDLVDSLKFAVLMWLLTYVGALFNGLTLLLMAVVSMFTLPVVYVKHQAQIDQYLGLVRTHINAVVAKIQAKIPGAKRHAE; from the exons CTATTGACCTGCTGTACTGGCGGGACATCAAGCAGACGGGCATCGTGTTTGGGAGTTTCCTGCTGCTGCTCTTTTCCCTGACCCAGTTCAGTGTGGTGAGCGTCGTGGCCTACCTGGCCCTGGCCGCACTCTCAGCCACCATCAGTTTCCGCATCTACAAATCTGTTTTGCAAGCTGTGCAGAAAACCGACGAGGGCCACCCTTTCAA GGCCTACTTGGAGCTTGAGATCACCCTTTCTCAGGAGCAGATTCAGAAGTACACGGACTGCCTGCAGTTCTACGTGAACAGCACACTTAAGGAACTGAGGAGGCTCTTCCTTGTCCAGGACCTGGTGGATTCCTTAAAA TTTGCAGTCCTGATGTGGCTCCTGACCTACGTTGGCGCTCTCTTCAATGGCCTGACCCTGCTGCTCATGG CTGTGGTTTCAATGTTTACTCTACCTGTAGTGTATGTTAAGCACCAG gCACAGATTGACCAATATCTGGGACTTGTGAGGACTCACATAAATGCTGTTGTGGCAAA GATTCAGGCTAAAATCCCAGGCGCTAAGAGGCACGCTGAGTAA